Sequence from the Catenuloplanes indicus genome:
GGTGTTTTCCGGTGAGCAGGCCAGGCCGCCCTGGATGGACAGGCAGCCGGCCGGGTGATCGTCCGCGGTGAGGCCGTCGGCGCTGGTGCGCAGGAACGCCTCGATCGACGCGTGGACGGTGGGCTGGTCGAGGGCGGCGCGGGCCCGGCCGATCTGCTTCTCGTGGTAGCGGGCGAACGCGCGCTTGAACAGCTCTTCCTTGCTCCCGAACGTCGCGTAGAGGCTGGGCCGGTTGATGCCCATCGCGTCGGTGAGCGTGCTCAGTGAGGTGCCGTCGTAGCCGTACCGCCAGAAGACCTCGGTGGCGCGGTCGAGGACCGCCCCCTCGTCGAAGGCGCGCGGCCGTCCCGCT
This genomic interval carries:
- a CDS encoding TetR/AcrR family transcriptional regulator; translation: MSTAGRPRAFDEGAVLDRATEVFWRYGYDGTSLSTLTDAMGINRPSLYATFGSKEELFKRAFARYHEKQIGRARAALDQPTVHASIEAFLRTSADGLTADDHPAGCLSIQGGLACSPENTRISEALTTGRAATEAAITERLSRAAAEGDLSPGVDPRATARFVMSLSEGHAVHAAAGATRESLHASIDIAMHAIAALSTR